In a genomic window of Oncorhynchus kisutch isolate 150728-3 linkage group LG9, Okis_V2, whole genome shotgun sequence:
- the LOC109896702 gene encoding endoplasmin isoform X3 translates to MNRMWTIGLFCALLAFSSVRAEDEVDIDGTVEEDLGKSRDGSRTDDEVVQREEEAIQLDGLNAAQIKEIREKSEKHVFKAEVNRMMKLIINSLYKNKEIFLRELISNASDALDKIRLLSLTNDEALTGNEELTVKIKSDKEKNMLHITDTGIGMTKEDLVRNLGTIAKSGTSEFLNKMTEMQTEGQSTSELIGQFGVGFYSAFLVADKVIVTTKHNNGTQHIWESDSNEFSIIEDPRGDTLGRGTTITLVMKEEATDYLELETIKNLVRKYSQFINFPIYVWSSKTETVEEPIDETDADKDEDHDEVEVEEEEDKPKTKKVEKTVWDWELMNDIKPIWQRPAKEVEEDEYKAFYKTFSRDTDEPISHIHFTAEGEVTFKSILFVPAAAPRGLFDEYGSKKNDFIKLFVRRVYITDDFHDMMPKYLNFVKGMVDSDDLPLNVSRETLQQHKLLKVIRKKLVRKTLDMIKKIAEEQYNEKFWKAFGTNIKLGVIEDHSNRTRLAKLLRFQTSNSDTVLASLEQYVERMKEKQDKIYFMAGTSRQEAESSPFVEKLLKRGYEVIYLTEPVDEYCIQALPEFDGKRFQNVAKEGVKFDESDKAKEKREGLEKEYEPLTTWMKDSALKDKIEKAVLSQRLTNSPCALVASQYGWSGNMERIMKAQAYQTGKDISTNYYASQKKTLEINPKHPLIKEMLKRINDNAEDQTASDLAVVLFETATLRSGYQLADTKAYGDRIERMLRLSMNVDLNEEPEEEPEEEVKADEEDEDSGATGRDEL, encoded by the exons ATGAACCGAATGTGGACAATAGGCCTCTTTTGTGCTCTTCTAGCTTTCA GTTCTGTCAGAGCGGAGGATGAGGTTGACATTgatgggacagtggaggaggactTGGGCAAAAGCAGAGACGGCTCCCGGACAGATGATGAGGTCGTCCAGAG GGAAGAGGAGGCTATCCAGCTTGATGGCCTGAACGCAGCGCAGATAAAGGAAATTCGGGAAAAATCAGAAAAGCATGTCTTCAAGGCCGAGGTGAACAGAATGATGAAGCTCATCATCAACTCCCTGTACAAGAACAAAGAG ATCTTCCTGAGGGAACTGATCTCCAACGCTTCCGATGCTCTGGATAAGATCCGGTTGCTGTCCCTGACCAATGACGAGGCACTTACTGGTAACGAGGAGCTGACAGTGAAAATCAAG TCTGACAAGGAGAAGAACATGCTTCACATTACCGACACCGGCATCGGCATGACCAAAGAAGACCTGGTCAGGAACCTCGGCACCATCGCCAAATCCGGCACCAGCGAGTTCCTCAACAAGATGACAGAGATGCAGACCGAGGGCCAGTCAACCTCTGAGCTGATTGGTCAGTTTGGTGTGGGCTTCTACTCTGCGTTCTTGGTGGCTGACAAGGTGATCGTAACCACGAAGCACAACAACGGCACGCAGCACATATGGGAGTCTGACTCCAATGAGTTCTCCATCATAGAGGACCCCCGCGGGGACACCCTCGGCAGGGGCACCACCATCAC TTTGGTGATGAAGGAGGAGGCAACAGACTACTTGGAGCTGGAGACCATCAAGAACCTTGTGAGGAAATACTCCCAGTTCATCAACTTCCCCATCTACGTATGGAGTAGCAAGACTGAGACTGTAGAGGAGCCTATTGATGAGACAGACGCAGATAAGGATGAAGACCACGATGAGgttgaggtggaggaagaggaggacaagcCAAAGACGAAGAAG GTGGAGAAGACTGTGTGGGACTGGGAGCTGATGAATGACATCAAGCCCATCTGGCAGAGGCCTGccaaggaggtggaggaggacgaGTACAAGGCCTTCTACAAGACCTTCTCCAGG GACACAGACGAGCCCATCTCCCACATCCACTTCACAGCAGAGGGGGAGGTCACCTTCAAGTCCATCCTCTTTGTGCCTGCCGCAGCTCCCCGGGGACTCTTCGACGAGTACGGTTCTAAGAAGAACGACTTCATTAAG CTCTTTGTGCGTAGAGTTTACATCACTGATGACTTCCATGACATGATGCCTAagtacttgaactttgtgaaagGAATG GTTGACTCCGATGACCTTCCTCTGAACGTCTCAAGAGAAACTCTCCAGCAACACAAACTTCTCAAG GTCATTCGCAAGAAGCTGGTACGCAAGACCCTGGACATGATCAAGAAGATTGCAGAGGAGCAGTACAACGAGAAGTTCTGGAAGGCGTTTGGCACTAACATCAAGCTGGGTGTGATCGAGGACCACTCCAACCGGACCCGTCTGGCCAAGCTGCTGCGTTTCCAGACCTCCAACAGCGACACGGTGCTGGCCAGCCTGGAACAGTACGTAGAGAGGATGAAGGAGAAGCAGGACAAGATCTACTTCATGGCCGGGACCAGCAGACAAGAG GCCGAGTCGTCTCCCTTCGTGGAGAAGCTGTTGAAAAGGGGTTATGAAGTCATCTACCTGACAGAGCCCGTGGATGAGTACTGTATCCAGGCCCTACCAGAGTTTGACGGCAAGCGCTTCCAGAACGTGGCCAAGGAGGGCGTCAAGTTTGACGAGAGTGACAAGGccaaggagaagagggagggactgGAGAAGGAGTATGAACCTCTCACCACCTGGATGAAGGACAGCGCCCTGAAGGACAAG ATCGAGAAGGCTGTGCTGTCCCAGAGGCTGACCAACTCTCCCTGTGCCCTGGTAGCCAGCCAGTACGGCTGGTCCGGTAACATGGAAAGGATCATGAAGGCACAGGCCTACCAGACCGGAAAAGACATATCCACAAA TTATTATGCAAGCCAGAAGAAAACACTCGAGATCAACCCCAAACACCCTCTGATTAAAGAAATGTTGAAGAGAATAAAT GATAATGCAGAGGACCAGACTGCCTCGGACCTGGCTGTAGTGCTGTTTGAGACGGCCACACTACGGTCAGGCTACCAGCTGGCTGACACCAAAGCCTATGGAGACAGAATAGAACGCATGCTCCGACTCAGCATGAACGTGGACCTCAATGAAGAG CCAGAGGAGGAGCCAGAGGAGGAGGTTAAAGCGGATGAGGAAGATGAAGATTCG GGAGCCACAGGAAGAGATGAGCTGTGA
- the LOC109896702 gene encoding endoplasmin isoform X1: MNRMWTIGLFCALLAFSSVRAEDEVDIDGTVEEDLGKSRDGSRTDDEVVQREEEAIQLDGLNAAQIKEIREKSEKHVFKAEVNRMMKLIINSLYKNKEIFLRELISNASDALDKIRLLSLTNDEALTGNEELTVKIKSDKEKNMLHITDTGIGMTKEDLVRNLGTIAKSGTSEFLNKMTEMQTEGQSTSELIGQFGVGFYSAFLVADKVIVTTKHNNGTQHIWESDSNEFSIIEDPRGDTLGRGTTITLVMKEEATDYLELETIKNLVRKYSQFINFPIYVWSSKTETVEEPIDETDADKDEDHDEVEVEEEEDKPKTKKVEKTVWDWELMNDIKPIWQRPAKEVEEDEYKAFYKTFSRDTDEPISHIHFTAEGEVTFKSILFVPAAAPRGLFDEYGSKKNDFIKLFVRRVYITDDFHDMMPKYLNFVKGMVDSDDLPLNVSRETLQQHKLLKVIRKKLVRKTLDMIKKIAEEQYNEKFWKAFGTNIKLGVIEDHSNRTRLAKLLRFQTSNSDTVLASLEQYVERMKEKQDKIYFMAGTSRQEAESSPFVEKLLKRGYEVIYLTEPVDEYCIQALPEFDGKRFQNVAKEGVKFDESDKAKEKREGLEKEYEPLTTWMKDSALKDKIEKAVLSQRLTNSPCALVASQYGWSGNMERIMKAQAYQTGKDISTNYYASQKKTLEINPKHPLIKEMLKRINDNAEDQTASDLAVVLFETATLRSGYQLADTKAYGDRIERMLRLSMNVDLNEEPEEEPEEEPEEEPEEEVKADEEDEDSGATGRDEL; this comes from the exons ATGAACCGAATGTGGACAATAGGCCTCTTTTGTGCTCTTCTAGCTTTCA GTTCTGTCAGAGCGGAGGATGAGGTTGACATTgatgggacagtggaggaggactTGGGCAAAAGCAGAGACGGCTCCCGGACAGATGATGAGGTCGTCCAGAG GGAAGAGGAGGCTATCCAGCTTGATGGCCTGAACGCAGCGCAGATAAAGGAAATTCGGGAAAAATCAGAAAAGCATGTCTTCAAGGCCGAGGTGAACAGAATGATGAAGCTCATCATCAACTCCCTGTACAAGAACAAAGAG ATCTTCCTGAGGGAACTGATCTCCAACGCTTCCGATGCTCTGGATAAGATCCGGTTGCTGTCCCTGACCAATGACGAGGCACTTACTGGTAACGAGGAGCTGACAGTGAAAATCAAG TCTGACAAGGAGAAGAACATGCTTCACATTACCGACACCGGCATCGGCATGACCAAAGAAGACCTGGTCAGGAACCTCGGCACCATCGCCAAATCCGGCACCAGCGAGTTCCTCAACAAGATGACAGAGATGCAGACCGAGGGCCAGTCAACCTCTGAGCTGATTGGTCAGTTTGGTGTGGGCTTCTACTCTGCGTTCTTGGTGGCTGACAAGGTGATCGTAACCACGAAGCACAACAACGGCACGCAGCACATATGGGAGTCTGACTCCAATGAGTTCTCCATCATAGAGGACCCCCGCGGGGACACCCTCGGCAGGGGCACCACCATCAC TTTGGTGATGAAGGAGGAGGCAACAGACTACTTGGAGCTGGAGACCATCAAGAACCTTGTGAGGAAATACTCCCAGTTCATCAACTTCCCCATCTACGTATGGAGTAGCAAGACTGAGACTGTAGAGGAGCCTATTGATGAGACAGACGCAGATAAGGATGAAGACCACGATGAGgttgaggtggaggaagaggaggacaagcCAAAGACGAAGAAG GTGGAGAAGACTGTGTGGGACTGGGAGCTGATGAATGACATCAAGCCCATCTGGCAGAGGCCTGccaaggaggtggaggaggacgaGTACAAGGCCTTCTACAAGACCTTCTCCAGG GACACAGACGAGCCCATCTCCCACATCCACTTCACAGCAGAGGGGGAGGTCACCTTCAAGTCCATCCTCTTTGTGCCTGCCGCAGCTCCCCGGGGACTCTTCGACGAGTACGGTTCTAAGAAGAACGACTTCATTAAG CTCTTTGTGCGTAGAGTTTACATCACTGATGACTTCCATGACATGATGCCTAagtacttgaactttgtgaaagGAATG GTTGACTCCGATGACCTTCCTCTGAACGTCTCAAGAGAAACTCTCCAGCAACACAAACTTCTCAAG GTCATTCGCAAGAAGCTGGTACGCAAGACCCTGGACATGATCAAGAAGATTGCAGAGGAGCAGTACAACGAGAAGTTCTGGAAGGCGTTTGGCACTAACATCAAGCTGGGTGTGATCGAGGACCACTCCAACCGGACCCGTCTGGCCAAGCTGCTGCGTTTCCAGACCTCCAACAGCGACACGGTGCTGGCCAGCCTGGAACAGTACGTAGAGAGGATGAAGGAGAAGCAGGACAAGATCTACTTCATGGCCGGGACCAGCAGACAAGAG GCCGAGTCGTCTCCCTTCGTGGAGAAGCTGTTGAAAAGGGGTTATGAAGTCATCTACCTGACAGAGCCCGTGGATGAGTACTGTATCCAGGCCCTACCAGAGTTTGACGGCAAGCGCTTCCAGAACGTGGCCAAGGAGGGCGTCAAGTTTGACGAGAGTGACAAGGccaaggagaagagggagggactgGAGAAGGAGTATGAACCTCTCACCACCTGGATGAAGGACAGCGCCCTGAAGGACAAG ATCGAGAAGGCTGTGCTGTCCCAGAGGCTGACCAACTCTCCCTGTGCCCTGGTAGCCAGCCAGTACGGCTGGTCCGGTAACATGGAAAGGATCATGAAGGCACAGGCCTACCAGACCGGAAAAGACATATCCACAAA TTATTATGCAAGCCAGAAGAAAACACTCGAGATCAACCCCAAACACCCTCTGATTAAAGAAATGTTGAAGAGAATAAAT GATAATGCAGAGGACCAGACTGCCTCGGACCTGGCTGTAGTGCTGTTTGAGACGGCCACACTACGGTCAGGCTACCAGCTGGCTGACACCAAAGCCTATGGAGACAGAATAGAACGCATGCTCCGACTCAGCATGAACGTGGACCTCAATGAAGAG CCAGAGGAGGAGCCAGAGGAGGAGCCAGAGGAGGAGCCAGAGGAGGAGGTTAAAGCGGATGAGGAAGATGAAGATTCG GGAGCCACAGGAAGAGATGAGCTGTGA
- the LOC109896702 gene encoding endoplasmin isoform X2 has protein sequence MNRMWTIGLFCALLAFSSVRAEDEVDIDGTVEEDLGKSRDGSRTDDEVVQREEEAIQLDGLNAAQIKEIREKSEKHVFKAEVNRMMKLIINSLYKNKEIFLRELISNASDALDKIRLLSLTNDEALTGNEELTVKIKSDKEKNMLHITDTGIGMTKEDLVRNLGTIAKSGTSEFLNKMTEMQTEGQSTSELIGQFGVGFYSAFLVADKVIVTTKHNNGTQHIWESDSNEFSIIEDPRGDTLGRGTTITLVMKEEATDYLELETIKNLVRKYSQFINFPIYVWSSKTETVEEPIDETDADKDEDHDEVEVEEEEDKPKTKKVEKTVWDWELMNDIKPIWQRPAKEVEEDEYKAFYKTFSRDTDEPISHIHFTAEGEVTFKSILFVPAAAPRGLFDEYGSKKNDFIKLFVRRVYITDDFHDMMPKYLNFVKGMVDSDDLPLNVSRETLQQHKLLKVIRKKLVRKTLDMIKKIAEEQYNEKFWKAFGTNIKLGVIEDHSNRTRLAKLLRFQTSNSDTVLASLEQYVERMKEKQDKIYFMAGTSRQEAESSPFVEKLLKRGYEVIYLTEPVDEYCIQALPEFDGKRFQNVAKEGVKFDESDKAKEKREGLEKEYEPLTTWMKDSALKDKIEKAVLSQRLTNSPCALVASQYGWSGNMERIMKAQAYQTGKDISTNYYASQKKTLEINPKHPLIKEMLKRINDNAEDQTASDLAVVLFETATLRSGYQLADTKAYGDRIERMLRLSMNVDLNEEPEEEPEEEPEEEVKADEEDEDSGATGRDEL, from the exons ATGAACCGAATGTGGACAATAGGCCTCTTTTGTGCTCTTCTAGCTTTCA GTTCTGTCAGAGCGGAGGATGAGGTTGACATTgatgggacagtggaggaggactTGGGCAAAAGCAGAGACGGCTCCCGGACAGATGATGAGGTCGTCCAGAG GGAAGAGGAGGCTATCCAGCTTGATGGCCTGAACGCAGCGCAGATAAAGGAAATTCGGGAAAAATCAGAAAAGCATGTCTTCAAGGCCGAGGTGAACAGAATGATGAAGCTCATCATCAACTCCCTGTACAAGAACAAAGAG ATCTTCCTGAGGGAACTGATCTCCAACGCTTCCGATGCTCTGGATAAGATCCGGTTGCTGTCCCTGACCAATGACGAGGCACTTACTGGTAACGAGGAGCTGACAGTGAAAATCAAG TCTGACAAGGAGAAGAACATGCTTCACATTACCGACACCGGCATCGGCATGACCAAAGAAGACCTGGTCAGGAACCTCGGCACCATCGCCAAATCCGGCACCAGCGAGTTCCTCAACAAGATGACAGAGATGCAGACCGAGGGCCAGTCAACCTCTGAGCTGATTGGTCAGTTTGGTGTGGGCTTCTACTCTGCGTTCTTGGTGGCTGACAAGGTGATCGTAACCACGAAGCACAACAACGGCACGCAGCACATATGGGAGTCTGACTCCAATGAGTTCTCCATCATAGAGGACCCCCGCGGGGACACCCTCGGCAGGGGCACCACCATCAC TTTGGTGATGAAGGAGGAGGCAACAGACTACTTGGAGCTGGAGACCATCAAGAACCTTGTGAGGAAATACTCCCAGTTCATCAACTTCCCCATCTACGTATGGAGTAGCAAGACTGAGACTGTAGAGGAGCCTATTGATGAGACAGACGCAGATAAGGATGAAGACCACGATGAGgttgaggtggaggaagaggaggacaagcCAAAGACGAAGAAG GTGGAGAAGACTGTGTGGGACTGGGAGCTGATGAATGACATCAAGCCCATCTGGCAGAGGCCTGccaaggaggtggaggaggacgaGTACAAGGCCTTCTACAAGACCTTCTCCAGG GACACAGACGAGCCCATCTCCCACATCCACTTCACAGCAGAGGGGGAGGTCACCTTCAAGTCCATCCTCTTTGTGCCTGCCGCAGCTCCCCGGGGACTCTTCGACGAGTACGGTTCTAAGAAGAACGACTTCATTAAG CTCTTTGTGCGTAGAGTTTACATCACTGATGACTTCCATGACATGATGCCTAagtacttgaactttgtgaaagGAATG GTTGACTCCGATGACCTTCCTCTGAACGTCTCAAGAGAAACTCTCCAGCAACACAAACTTCTCAAG GTCATTCGCAAGAAGCTGGTACGCAAGACCCTGGACATGATCAAGAAGATTGCAGAGGAGCAGTACAACGAGAAGTTCTGGAAGGCGTTTGGCACTAACATCAAGCTGGGTGTGATCGAGGACCACTCCAACCGGACCCGTCTGGCCAAGCTGCTGCGTTTCCAGACCTCCAACAGCGACACGGTGCTGGCCAGCCTGGAACAGTACGTAGAGAGGATGAAGGAGAAGCAGGACAAGATCTACTTCATGGCCGGGACCAGCAGACAAGAG GCCGAGTCGTCTCCCTTCGTGGAGAAGCTGTTGAAAAGGGGTTATGAAGTCATCTACCTGACAGAGCCCGTGGATGAGTACTGTATCCAGGCCCTACCAGAGTTTGACGGCAAGCGCTTCCAGAACGTGGCCAAGGAGGGCGTCAAGTTTGACGAGAGTGACAAGGccaaggagaagagggagggactgGAGAAGGAGTATGAACCTCTCACCACCTGGATGAAGGACAGCGCCCTGAAGGACAAG ATCGAGAAGGCTGTGCTGTCCCAGAGGCTGACCAACTCTCCCTGTGCCCTGGTAGCCAGCCAGTACGGCTGGTCCGGTAACATGGAAAGGATCATGAAGGCACAGGCCTACCAGACCGGAAAAGACATATCCACAAA TTATTATGCAAGCCAGAAGAAAACACTCGAGATCAACCCCAAACACCCTCTGATTAAAGAAATGTTGAAGAGAATAAAT GATAATGCAGAGGACCAGACTGCCTCGGACCTGGCTGTAGTGCTGTTTGAGACGGCCACACTACGGTCAGGCTACCAGCTGGCTGACACCAAAGCCTATGGAGACAGAATAGAACGCATGCTCCGACTCAGCATGAACGTGGACCTCAATGAAGAG CCAGAGGAGGAGCCAGAGGAGGAGCCAGAGGAGGAGGTTAAAGCGGATGAGGAAGATGAAGATTCG GGAGCCACAGGAAGAGATGAGCTGTGA
- the glt8d2 gene encoding glycosyltransferase 8 domain-containing protein 2 has translation MALLRKINHILLMMLVLIVCLLLHSKLFRGPPRPKLKRTESRKDPERAPKVPVEKAAEGGDDIPVVICAAEERMGGAMATINSIYSNTDASVFFYIVTLRDAIKLTRQYIEKTKLKGIKYKILEFNPMVLKGKVKPDSSRPDLLHPLNFVRFYLPLLDISHQRVIYLDDDVIVQGDIKDLYHTKLEKGHAAAFATDCDLPSTHEMVRSVGMQTTYMGFLDYRKQEVRDLGINPSDCSFNPGVFVADIGEWKKQKITKQLENWMQENLKNNIYSSAMAGGVATPPMLIVFHDKYTIIDPLWHVRHLGWSPDARYPETFLQGAHLLHWNGRFKPWDYPCVHLDLWEKWFIPDPTGKFLLVRPEGKI, from the exons ATGGCTCTTTTGAGGAAAA TAAACCATATCCTGCTCATGATGCTGGTTCTCATAGTGTGTCTACTCCTGCACAGTAAGCTGTTCAGAGGCCCGCCTCGGCCCAAACTCAAACGCACAG AAAGCAGGAAGGACCCAGAGCGTGCGCCCAAAGTTCCTGTAGAGAAGGCAGCGGAGGGAGGGGATGACATCCCAGTGGTCATCTGTGCTGCGGAGGAACGAATGGGCGGTGCCATGGCAACCATCAACAGCATCTATAGCAACACAGATGCCAGCGTGTTCTTCTATATTGTCACTCTTCGTGATGCCATCAAGCTGACAAG ACAGTACATAGAGAAGACCAAGCTGAAGGGAATCAAGTATAAGATTCTAGAGTTCAACCCCATGGTCCTGAAAGGGAAGGTGAAACCAGACTCCTCCCGACCAGACCTGCTGCATCCA CTGAACTTTGTACGCTTTTACTTGCCGCTCCTTGATATCAGCCACCAGAGGGTGATCTACTTAGACGACGATGTCATTGTACAAG GTGACATCAAGGACCTGTACCATACCAAGCTGGAGAAAGGCCATGCTGCCGCCTTCGCCACAGACTGTGACCTGCCCTCCACCCACGAGATGGTGCGCAGCGTGGGCATGCAG ACAACGTACATGGGCTtcctggactacaggaaacaggaagtgagaGACCTGGGGATCAACCCCAGCGACTGCTCCTTCAACCCTGGGGTGTTTGTGGCCGACATTGGAGAGTGGAAGAAACAGAAGATCACCAAACAGCTGGAGAACTGGATGCAGGAGAACTTAAA GAACAATATATACAGCAGTGCCATGGCAGGGGGCGTGGCGACTCCTCCTATGCTGATCGTGTTCCATGACAAATACACAATCATCGATCCTCTGTGGCACGTCCGACACCTGG GCTGGAGCCCAGACGCCCGCTACCCTGAGACCTTCCTCCAGGGGGCACACCTGCTGCACTGGAACGGGCGCTTCAAGCCCTGGGACTACCCTTGTGTCCACCTGGACCTGTGGGAGAAGTGGTTCATCCCAGATCCCACCGGGAAATTCTTGTTGGTACGGCCCGAGGGCAAAATCTGA